A region from the Lolium perenne isolate Kyuss_39 chromosome 4, Kyuss_2.0, whole genome shotgun sequence genome encodes:
- the LOC127321808 gene encoding acyl-[acyl-carrier-protein] desaturase 7, chloroplastic-like, with the protein MLARFGCPSSCKPASSRNYCSKAPADAMSTRRCRSAVNSRSMVAGRREEEEEWRRYLTPERFEVLAHLEPWAEAHMLPLLKPADEAWQPSDLLPDAAALGADGFHQACLDLRARAEGVPDAQLVCLVGNMVTEEALPTYQSMSNRFEATRDATGADGTAWARWIRGWSAEENRHGDVLSRYMSLSGRLDMRQVERTVHRLIASGMAMHAPASSYHGFVYVAFQERATSISHGNMARQVGAHGDASLARICGAIAADEKRHEAAYTRVVAKLFELDPDATVRAMAYMMRRRITMPAALMEDGRDTDLFAHYAAAAQQAGVYTTSDYRGILEHLIRQWRVEELAAGLSSEGRRARDYVSGLPEKIRRMEEKAHDRVRKEPTPVTFSWIFNSPVNVVLP; encoded by the coding sequence ATGTTAGCTAGGTTCGGATGCCCGTCGTCATGCAAACCAGCAAGCAGCCGCAACTACTGCAGCAAGGCACCAGCAGATGCGATGAGCACCAGGAGGTGTCGGAGCGCGGTGAATAGTAGATCAATGGTGGCCgggcggcgggaggaggaggaggaatggaGGAGGTATCTGACGCCGGAGAGGTTCGAGGTGCTCGCGCATCTGGAGCCGTGGGCCGAGGCGCACATGCTGCCGCTGCTGAAGCCGGCGGACGAGGCGTGGCAGCCGTCGGACCTGCTCCCGGACGCGGCGGCGTTGGGCGCGGATGGcttccaccaggcgtgcctcgaTCTCCGCGCGAGAGCGGAGGGCGTGCCTGACGCTCAGCTGGTGTGCCTGGTGGGCAACATGGTCACCGAGGAGGCGCTCCCCACGTACCAGAGCATGTCGAACCGCTTCGAGGCCACCCGCGACGCCACGGGCGCCGACGGTACCGCCTGGGCGCGGTGGATCCGCGGCTGGTCCGCCGAGGAAAACCGCCACGGCGACGTGCTGAGCCGGTACATGTCGCTCTCCGGCCGCCTCGACATGCGGCAGGTGGAGCGCACCGTGCACCGCCTCATCGCctccggcatggccatgcacgcTCCGGCGTCCTCCTACCACGGGTTCGTCTACGTCGCCTTCCAGGAGCGCGCCACCTCCATCTCCCACGGCAACATGGCACGCCAGGTGGGTGCGCACGGCGACGCGTCGCTGGCCCGCATCTGCGGCGCCATCGCCGCGGACGAGAAGCGACACGAGGCCGCATACACCCGCGTCGTGGCCAAGCTCTTCGAGCTCGACCCGGACGCCACCGTGCGCGCCATGGCGTACATGATGCGGCGCCGGATCACCATGCCGGCCGCGCTCATGGAAGACGGCCGCGACACCGATCTCTTCGCGCActacgccgccgccgcgcagCAGGCCGGGGTGTACACGACGTCCGACTACCGCGGCATCCTGGAGCACCTGATCCGGCAGTGGCGGGTGGAGGAGCTCGCGGCTGGGCTGTCCAGCGAGGGGAGGCGCGCGCGGGACTATGTCTCCGGTCTGCCGGAGAAAATCCGGAGAATGGAGGAGAAGGCCCACGACCGGGTGCGGAAGGAGCCCACCCCGGTCACGTTTAGTTGGATCTTTAATAGTCCTGTCAATGTTGTTCTGCCTTGA